A window from Primulina eburnea isolate SZY01 chromosome 2, ASM2296580v1, whole genome shotgun sequence encodes these proteins:
- the LOC140816118 gene encoding CBL-interacting serine/threonine-protein kinase 6-like: MTMRSEAKCGVLRGKYELGRFLGHGTFAKVYHARNLATGDSVAMKVVGKEKVIRVGMMEQVKREISIMKMMKHLNIVELYEVMASKTNIYFAMELVCGGELFAKVTKGRLLEDPARHYFQQLISAVDFCHSRGVYHRDLKLENLLLDEDGNLKVTDFGLSALSDHLRQDGLLHTTCGTPAYVAPDVIGKKGYDGAKADIWSCGVILYVLLAGYLPFQEDNIVAMYRKIYRGDFKCPPWFSPESRKLITKMLDPNPNTRISIAKILNSSWFKKKSTVRQSKSKLEQEFALGDGVNGKGNEPETLNAFHIISLSEGFDLSPLFENTKKIDKEELRFGTMTPASSVISKIEEVAKTRNFSVKKSDSCVRLQGQESGRKGKLGIAVDIFAVVASFLVVEVKKYSGDTLEYNQFCSKELRPALKNIVWTTTGNSMPEC; encoded by the coding sequence ATGACCATGAGATCTGAAGCAAAATGCGGCGTGCTGCGTGGGAAGTACGAACTGGGCCGTTTCTTAGGCCACGGCACTTTTGCGAAGGTTTACCATGCCAGGAATCTGGCCACAGGTGATAGCGTCGCCATGAAAGTGGTGGGAAAGGAAAAGGTAATCCGTGTCGGAATGATGGAACAAGTGAAGCGCGAGATATCAATCATGAAGATGATGAAGCATCTCAACATCGTGGAACTCTACGAGGTCATGGCTAGCAAGACCAATATTTACTTCGCCATGGAATTGGTTTGCGGCGGCGAGTTGTTTGCAAAGGTCACCAAGGGCCGCCTGCTCGAGGACCCTGCTCGGCATTACTTCCAACAACTGATCTCTGCGGTCGACTTTTGCCACAGCCGGGGTGTTTATCACCGTGATTTGAAGCTGGAGAATCTACTCCTTGATGAAGATGGGAATCTTAAAGTCACTGATTTCGGGCTCAGTGCACTTTCCGACCATCTCCGCCAAGATGGTTTGCTGCATACAACGTGCGGCACGCCGGCCTACGTTGCGCCGGATGTCATCGGGAAAAAAGGATATGACGGAGCGAAGGCTGATATTTGGTCATGTGGGGTGATTCTTTATGTACTTTTGGCTGGTTACTTGCCCTTCCAAGAGGATAACATTGTTGCTATGTATAGAAAAATCTACAGGGGAGACTTCAAGTGCCCGCCATGGTTTTCTCCCGAATCCCGCAAGTTAATCACCAAGATGCTGGATCCGAATCCCAATACGAGGATAAGCATAGCCAAGATCTTGAATTCATCTTGGTTCAAGAAAAAATCTACAGTGAGACAATCAAAGAGTAAACTAGAGCAGGAATTTGCATTGGGAGATGGAGTAAATGGAAAGGGTAATGAACCAGAGACTTTGAATGCTTTCCACATAATTTCCCTGTCCGAGGGATTCGATTTGTCCCCTCTGTTTGAAAACACGAAGAAAATTGATAAAGAAGAACTGCGATTTGGCACTATGACTCCTGCAAGTAGTGTAATCTCCAAGATTGAAGAAGTGGCAAAAACACGGAATTTCAGTGTGAAGAAGAGTGATTCTTGTGTTAGGTTGCAGGGGCAAGAAAGTGGAAGGAAAGGGAAACTAGGAATCGCTGTTGATATTTTTGCCGTTGTAGCATCTTttctggtggtggaggtgaaGAAATATAGTGGTGATACTCTTGAATATAACCAATTCTGCAGCAAAGAACTGAGACCTGCGcttaaaaatattgtttggaCAACAACTGGGAATTCAATGCCTGAATGCTGA